A genomic region of Clarias gariepinus isolate MV-2021 ecotype Netherlands chromosome 23, CGAR_prim_01v2, whole genome shotgun sequence contains the following coding sequences:
- the LOC128511717 gene encoding centromere protein F-like, with product MGLQNQEQTIKLQQMMKEPLNMEQTIELKQMMEELLNMKTKLQHKMEELQKEEQTIILQQKMEKLLNMKTKLQQKIEELQKANTEMQHSDEELQNQVTLLNLQ from the exons ATGGGGCTCCAGAATCAg GAACAGACCATCAAACTGCAGCAGATGATGAAGGAACCTCTCAATATG gaACAGACAATCGAACTGAAGCAGATGATGGAGGAACTCCTCAATATG AAAACCAAGCTGCAGCACAAGATGGAGGAGCTCCAGAAGGAG gaACAGACCATCATACTGCAGCAGAAGATGGAGAAGCTACTGAATATG AAAACCAAGCTGCAGCAGAAGATAGAGGAGCTCCAGAAGGCG aacACTGAGATGCAGCATTCTGATGAGGAGCTCCAGAATCAggtaactttacttaatttacaataa